In one window of Solanum pennellii chromosome 2, SPENNV200 DNA:
- the LOC107009937 gene encoding octapeptide-repeat protein T2-like, translating to MVIPPEKERDKWRRWGCCGYPCVAAAGRNYCCPSLLLVILQRKEKGDGEEEEGEIGEEERKREKEEAAASGCWLWPAAAVVCLSRRCCCCSGYRWCWPLRRWYLQKEKRKGKRRDGKGRKKKRKERGGRGTTGEGRRRGEGERGEEVGFAAAGRSCLAACRSLLWAGGRRWREWWRRRRREGRKKGRRGKGKEGRRDGRCWAEKGERDGWRGRGGRQEGREAAAGEEGRGRRMG from the coding sequence ATGGTGATTCCACCGGAAAAAGAAAGAGACAAGTGGAGGCGTTGGGGCTGTTGCGGCTATCCTTGCGTCGCTGCTGCTGGCCGGAATTATTGTTGTCCGTCCTTGCTGCTGGTCATCCTGCAGAGGAAAGAGAAAGGAGATGGAGAAGAAGAGGAAGGAGAGATCGGAGAAGAGGAGAGAAAGAGGGAGAAGGAGGAGGCGGCTGCCAGCGGCTGCTGGCTCTGGCCTGCTGCTGCTGTCGTGTGCCTCTCCAGGCGCTGCTGCTGCTGCTCGGGCTACCGGTGGTGCTGGCCATTGAGGCGTTGGTACCTGCAAAAGGAGAAGAGGAAAGGGAAGAGAAGAGACGGGAAggggagaaagaagaagaggaaagaaAGAGGGGGAAGGGGAACGACGGGAGagggaagaagaagaggagagggagagagaggggAGGAGGTTGGTTTTGCGGCTGCTGGTCGCAGCTGCCTGGCAGCTTGCCGGTCACTGTTGTGGGCTGGCGGGAGGCGCTGGAGAGAGTGGTGGAGGCGGAGGAGAAGAGAAGGGAGAAAGAAGGGAAGAAGAGGGAAAGGGAAAGAAGGGAGGAGAGACGGGCGGTGTTGGGCGGAGAAGGGAGAGAGGGATGGTTGGAGAGGAAGAGGGGGAAGACAAGAAGGGAGAGAGGCGGCGGCTGGTGAggaaggaagaggaagaagaatgggttaa